The Ictalurus punctatus breed USDA103 chromosome 6, Coco_2.0, whole genome shotgun sequence DNA segment GGTGGACACGGTGACCAACCAGAGAGCTCGCGTAGAGGTGGAACGTGACAACCTGGCTGACGACCTAGAGAAACTCAAGCTCAGGTGAGAGAAATTTCAAAAGATAGTTTGATGAGTTGCAAAAcatataccacacacacatatatatatatatatatatatatatatatatatatatatatatatatatatatatatatatatatatatatatatatatatatatatctgtgggGCCAGTGACACAAAgcaatgattaaaatgtttaaatgtcacTTGAATACAATGGGCATAATATTATGCTAGTCGCAATAATATTTTTctcaacaataataaaactagaaaaaatattttgaagtaTTTTACTTCAGTGTAACAAGgttaaaaagttaaaaagttcagaaataaaagtaaatgaataGTGTTGCATATTTGcttaatacatatacatatattcataaaataaatcagtgctGTGATAATATGAAAATCTGTGAAAATCTTTAAGAAACCCTGCCATGCATCAATTTTCTAGAAAggagaataaacagataatagcCACCTCTGGAATGAGTCTACTGGGAGACAGATTATTTTGACATGTGTTGAGATTCCAATGTTCCTGTTTCCTTAAAATATGTGTATTCAATTAGCATTGAATCATTTAACACAGTGAGTCTTTAGCCTAGTGTTAAAACTTCTACGCGCCCCACTATTCTGACCTTTGTTATACAACAAGCCTGATTTAGACTGGAAACAAGCAGACTCTCTCCATAACTCATCTATCTGTGTAACTGATTAGACCAGAGAAAAGGGTGATACAAGATGTACAATTTATTGTAGAGTTTACATTATAGTGGGAGTTTATATCTCATGATATTCTTGAGCTTCTTCATAAAGGATATTTACTATGGCAATAACAGTGAATTGCTGTTATTtgaatttaatgaaaatgtatggTCTAGGTTACAGTATTTGACAATAACATTGCCCACATATGAGCAAAGACCTTCATGGTCAGGTTCCTGGAATACAGGACAGCGCTGTCTCTATCAGCCATATAATATTTCAAAGAGCGCCTGTGGAAAGTTCAAATGTGTTATTTTTCACCAAATATTGCAGAAAAGCAATTTCATTTTAGCctgcagatatttttttttccaacagaaGATTCAATTAGCAGCTATAGTGTCGGTGAAGGCTAAAAAGTTGAAAAGGGAATAAGCTCTGGACACAGTTCCAGCTGTTAAAATATTAACACTGAGTGCAATCATGAATCACAGAAGGGGAGAGTAGGTAGACATGGAGGGTATTTAAAAGTACAGAGACTGTTCTGGAATTAAGGTGTGTAACAGAgagtgattatatatatatatatatatatatatatatatatatatatatatatatatatatatatatatatatatatatatatagagagagagagagagagagagagagagagagagagagacattctGTAGCTcatatatgaagtgtgtatgatACTGGGAGTGTGATTTGACATTGCTCCAGTTGCTTTCGTAGCTTCTAGAGGATCCACTGTAATGTAACATGGCTCCCAGATTAGTAAGCTATTATTATCCTTCTTGATATACCCAACCCCCCCAGCACTGTGGAGAATTCTCATCTCCTAAAATACCCTTATCTCTCAGCCtcccccagtgtgtgtgtgtgtgtgtgtgtgtgcttgtgtggtGGAGTGAGTGCAAGGCACTCGCGGAACTGTAGGCATTAGCTTATAACTACCCTACATTAACAATAATGATTCACAGTAACTGTTTTCAAGCTTGTAAAAGCAGACTCTATTTCTAGCCATTGCTCAAGCAGAGTGGATCTCCGCATTAAAGGGACACCCAAAAAGCGCAAGAATGAGGACTAgcttaaataaacatatatgcAGGGCTTACAAAGAGCAATGGTGCCTGTTATTAAGTGTTAACATGTCACAGTATTGCAGTTCAGTCGTATTTCCTGTAACATACTGTGTAATTGAGTGATCAGCTAAGGCATAGTGATAGTCATGGCGTGACTCCCACAACTGTCATTGAAATATTATCAAACATAATCAGCATGCCAACAATGACACGCATGCAACCAGATAGGTGCTACATAGTCTATGTGTAGCCATGTCAAAGGACTCAGGGACATCAATTTTAATGGCCAATGCAATTGTGTGATTCCACATTGGCTAAATGCCATATCCTCATTGACCCCAGAGTCACACCAGAGCATGTCCCttgctctttccttttttttttttttcttctccacttTTCCTCTATAAATGGAAAGCAACTGCATTTGGGATGAATGCCTGTTAGGGGAAGGGGTGGGCAATATGGTAAAAATATCTAATCACAAAAATAAACGCACCTAAATAgagtgaatattaaaatcagaGTATAACAATACACTTTTAACCAgatgaaacattttatatcacaGCGCTGTtcaatactcgattctgattggtcagaaggtgtttattagttttgtataacagcagctctgacaataatgCATGGCAAATCATGAGTTTATGTTAATGTGcttattctaatatgttattatttctatagcaacaaatAACTCACTTGTACGGCAGATTTTTCACATAATTTAAGAAATCACAGTGGCATTAGCCAATCGTACTGAAGGCATCTGTGAGTTCATGTACGTGGAAGAGAACATATAGCGCTTTCCTCTATGTATGTTACACTACCctttgacacagcatgagcagcagtctGAAAAGATGCAATTAGCTGacttcacatgtctcagaggaagcatgtgttagcctttaccctccccagttggtagctgtcatgtgaAAGGGCTGATTGAAAGAGAGCTGGTTGGTGGgagggaattggcaggtgaccaaattggggagaaaagaGGGGGAGGCTAGAGAGAAAATGACTTTATAACAGTTATAATATAAGTGAGAACTggagctaacttgttttgtggatgatCCTAACcataaaaaggataaaaaagcacatcattctgtattatatatatatatatatatatatatatatatatatatatatatatatatatatatatatatatatatatatatatatataaaatctaatatataaaatataaatgtaatccTTCACAAATTGTTATTGTATAAGAGTGATGTGTTGTTattgattattaaaataatcaatttgGTAAAAACATATCTTGGTTCTATAGCTAAAGAttgcaatatataaatatatacaatatttaatCAAATGTTTATGTTACCTCAAAGAAAGGGTTTGTTTGTGGTGTGAAACCTTCTGTTAAACCTCAGAAGTACACATGTTTGAAGGTCGCTGACCATTTGTGCTCTTCTGCAGACTTCAAGAAGAGATCCACCAGAAAGAAGAAGCTGAGAATAACCTCTCTGCTTTCAGAGCTGTAAGCCCCTACATCacgttctttaaaaaaaaaaaaaaaaaaaaaaaaaaaaatcaaatgttcaTCTCTTAAAACCTCCagattcgtttttttttttatgactcaTTTTACAGTACTTTTGTTGTAACTACAATGAATCCATGTGGCTTTTCTGCAGGATGTTGATGCTGCCACTCTCGCCAGGCTGGACTTGGAGAGACGCATTGAGAGCCTTCATGAGGAGATTGCCTTCCTCAAGAAGATCcatgaggaggtgtgtgtgctTTTCAGACCATTCACTTAGTCACACGTTCATTCTCTCTCGGCCAATCATAAATGTCATGCAGACATTAGCAAGCTATAAACACTCCTGATCTGTTCTATTTCTGTCCAAATGTAAATCACTAAGCATATAAAAGGAACGAAGCGTGCACACACGTACACCCacccacatgaacacacacatgccaaATCTCCAAAGGTTAGAGTCTTTCATGCgctcgtctttttttttttgtctgacaTTTAAGGGTAAAACCTTAGcctggtgtgtgtatttgtcaGCTGTGCTGTGACAGGGAGGGGGCAGTGTAATGCAATGGAGCACATGTATTTCTATAATTaaaacctgagagagagagagagagagagagagagagagagagagagagagagagagagagagagagagagagagattcacacGCAGCTGTGACAcagaacagggaaaaaaaaaaaacagtcatgtCCCACGTTGTCTATTTCACCGTGTGGACTATTTTGCATTAGTCTTTAGCTTTAAAGAGTTGTTATACTTTTGTACTCAtagtgtacttttaaaaaaggtCAAATCTATCAAATCCCCTCCTCAATTCTCCTACAACAGAGAATGGTCCCTATCATACAGAGGTTTTAACTAGACCCTATATAGAAAGAATTTACATTCTGTTTCATTCTAATCCTGAGCATATTAAATGTTAGGAAGGTACACCATTAACGGTTAAATCTAGAACCTCAAAAGTTCTGCAGCTAGCCCAAGAGATGAGAGTTCTGTGGAGAACCATACAATTCAGTGTTTCCCCATTTAAAAAGGCATCCAAGCAGAACCACTCTATGGATCTAAGAACGCTGAACTCTCAAAAGACCCCTCGAAAaagccagttttttttttctttttccctgaGAGTATACACATATTCAATATTTTGTCTCTTTGTCGTCACAGGAGATCCGTGAGCTGCAGAGCCAGATGCAGGATACTCAGGTCCAGGTCCAAATGGACATGTCCAAGCCCGACCTGACCGCTGCTCTGAGGGACATTCGCGGCCAGTATGAGGCCATCGCAGCCAAGAACATTTCAGAAGCTGAGGAGTGGTACAAGTCCAAGGTCTGTCATATGAATACAAACACTACACAGTACATATAATTCTCAACACATTAAGGTCCGAGTAAAATAGATGTAAAATTACAATCCACAACAGCTTCTTCCATTCAATATCTTACTAAATAAGCACTGACAGGTAGCTGTCCTGCCACTGACAAGTGGGATGTTAATGtggaatgaaaaatattttctaGCAACCCCCCTGACTGCTGCTTATTTTCTCCCTCCTCCAGGTAACAGATCTGAACCAAGCTGTGAGCAAGAACCACGATGCATTAAGACAGGCCAAGCAGGAAACTATGGAATTCCGCCACCAAATCCAGTCCTACACCTGTGAGATCGATTCCCTCAAGGGCACTGTAAGCCATTTTTAATCTCACATTCCTCATAAAGCCTGAAGGAATAATTACCAGCACCCACATCAATGCAAACATGAGCTCAGCCTCAGCACACCTGGGTAGTTATTAGCAGGTCTTTATTATTTTGCTTAGGAGTTTGGTGGGAATTTACACACTGACATAAACTGAGAGGCTCTAAAGTCAagcattttgcattttaagggattgtttttatcattctttttaacattttacttttactcTACTATCTATCTAGAATGAGTCTCTGATAAGACAGATGAGAGAGATGGAAGAACGGCTGGCCCAGGAGGCTGGTGGTTACCAGGACACCATTACTCGTCTGGAGGCTGAGATTGCCAAAATGAAAGATGATATGGCTCGTCACCTTCGTGAATACCAGGACCTCCTTAATGTCAAGATGGCCCTGGATGTGGAGATTGCCACCTACAGGAAGCTGCTGGAGGGAGAGGAGAGCAGGTGAAGAGGGGTCAGGAATAAACAGAGGAGAAAAGAATTGTTGCATGTTTTTCATTAGAGTagtattttcattttgtaaagACCAATTAGGAAGATGTTTTTATTAGTGCGTTCCTGTATAGCTTCATATTACATTACTCTTACTTGACATTTCAACTTTTCAGGATCTCTCTGCCTCCACAGTCATATTCCTCCTTGAACTTCAGAGGTGATGCCAGAGGTGAgccatttatataaaaatagacTACATCTATTTACCAGCCCAGAGATTAAACAGACACCCAAACTCCTTAAATTCTCCACCAGAGGGAGCCACTACGTCCTAACAATCCTGTATCCATAATGAATTATAAAAGCATTTATAAGGAATCATGTAGCATCCATGACGTCGTATAGGGCCCAAGATAAGAGTGCTTAATTGTCATAAAGCATGAACCTATTAATATAATACACAACTTGCAGTACAGATAACATACAGTACAAGATCTTACGTTACAGTGCATTGTAAATAATGCCCAGAATCTTGTTATTAAGAGATAGCATTATGTAATACATTATGAATACAGGATTCATAGGAAGTGTAAACCTATTAAAACCGGAAGTggataaatgcattaaaaaggGAACCTTAACATTCAGTACAGAAAATAACATGTAGTTCAACAATCTAATCTAATGGTGGTTGCGGATGTTACAGAGACCAGCCAGGAGCATATCTCACAGCCACGTTCCTCTGAGATCCACTCCAAGAAAACAGTTCTGATCAAGACCATAGAGACCCGGGACGGAGAGGTgagacacaaacatacacacacatctctttAAGGTGTTAGTCATCTTTTCATCGCTTTGATCATTTATACAAACACCTCATTGCTGTTCAATTCCTGAAATCATCAGCTTGCTTATTTTTCATCCACCTCTAGTCTAAGGTGAGGCAATGAGTGCCATGAGGGCTCAGTGTGCAAGTTAAGCAGCAGTTCCATTTTGTCTCCTTTCTCACGCCTTCTTTCGCACCTCCTGATGTTTTCCTTAGAGAATCCAATccctttactttaaaaaatgtcactGGACTCAACATATGGCTCTGAGACACTGTCAGCCTGCAGCATCATTAAAATCCACTCAATACTAATAATGGCTGTTTTTCCTCTAGTGCCAAGGAGCATTAATACTTAAGAACTCATTTCCCAATACACAATTCatcattacattttaaagattTGCACCGGCCCTATTATTCCTATCCGACATAAATTTGACACACATTACACTGAATTCATCTTAAACCGCATTGTGTCTCTGTTCCAACACTTTATTTACCTTACACATCTTCGACATATTTTCCTGAGAATTTTATGCATCCTCCATTTGACCTGTAACTGATCTCCTCTTCTTGAAGGTTGTCAGTGAATCCACACAACACCAGCAGGACATCGTGTAAAACAGAGAAGAAAGGCaagagacaaagaaaacagCAGCAGAATTTGATCCAATCAAGACATTTCCAAGCCGCATAGgccctctgttttttttttttttttgtttgtttttttaatatcctCAGTGATGCTATGACCCACGATTCCAGGCAGCTATAGAGGAATAAAGGAGACAAAGCTGAAAGTGTGCAAAGGCCAAAAGATTACGAATGAAGATGAAACCGTGGTAGTCATTTGTTAAAAAGAAGGTCAATATTCAACTGCTAAATCTCTGAATTTTGTATgcaagtgtatgtgtgtgcttgtgaGTAAGTGGGTCACATGTGCATCATGATTTATTGCATACCACCATACGAGGCTTGCTAACTAATTTTGTGGATTCGTTCAAATGAAACTTGAAACATGGTCATACTGCATGATATGATCAAATAAATGGCAATTTCTCAGCAACATGAGACAATGTTAATGGTTCACAGATTTGGGAATGGGAACTACAATAAAAAcctgttatataatataaaacattgttgttagaattgtaaacaaaaaaacaaaaacggttCGTTGATGCATATTGGATTTCATAAACTGGCATTTACGATGGTTTAATACACCATAGGTCATCAATCTTACTCACAAAGGCTGCAGGATTTTATACCAGCAAACAGGACTCATGTAACAGATGTTTGAAGGGGAAGATGAATCGAGTGGACTCAGGTGTGTCTCCTGCTTAGATGGAATGaaaccctgcacacacacctgtcctttgcagataagattaaagaccataacacacacatacagacaggtgacaaattaaaggacacACCAGCATAAAGTGCATTAATAAGGTCATGGACCAACacaagccaccagaacagcttcgaTGTGCCTTAGGATACATTTCACAAGTTGCTGGAATTGTACAGAGGGATGAACATCATTCTTTAAAAGATACTCGATATCACATCGAATTCTCCTATCGATGTTCAATTTGGTTGATATGTGGTCACTGTGGAGGCCATAGCATATGACCATTACaccattttcatcctcatcaaaccattcagtgagcccttgtACACTGGATGGGAGcagagtcatcctggaagagaccactccaaTCAAGAAATGGTCTCATCATAGGATAAacgtgatcagtcagaagaactttgtactCATTTGCAGTGACCTTTAACTCCAAGTGGACTCAAACCATACCAGCAACATGCCTCCCCACTCCTTTAAGGAGCTACTcatatattcagattttttcccCTTGGCACTTATCTGTAGCAGATCCACAAACGCAGTTAGCCGCTGAGCTCCTTTTCAATAACGTTTGCTTCACTTCAGCGACAAATGTCAGCTCAGccgaaaacagaaaaaaagtggAT contains these protein-coding regions:
- the desma gene encoding desmin a codes for the protein MSKNYSSSAETASSYRRTFGSGLGSTMSSSLFGRGSSGASRVSSRVYEVTKTSSSAPVYSRHRSGASSFGYGGGAVTRSYAGLGEKLDFNLADAMNQDFLHTRTNEKAELQHLNDRFASYIEKVRFLEQQNQALSVEIERLRGREPTRIAEMYEEEMRELRRQVDTVTNQRARVEVERDNLADDLEKLKLRLQEEIHQKEEAENNLSAFRADVDAATLARLDLERRIESLHEEIAFLKKIHEEEIRELQSQMQDTQVQVQMDMSKPDLTAALRDIRGQYEAIAAKNISEAEEWYKSKVTDLNQAVSKNHDALRQAKQETMEFRHQIQSYTCEIDSLKGTNESLIRQMREMEERLAQEAGGYQDTITRLEAEIAKMKDDMARHLREYQDLLNVKMALDVEIATYRKLLEGEESRISLPPQSYSSLNFRGDARETSQEHISQPRSSEIHSKKTVLIKTIETRDGEVVSESTQHQQDIV